Sequence from the Notolabrus celidotus isolate fNotCel1 chromosome 14, fNotCel1.pri, whole genome shotgun sequence genome:
ttggagaattgttacattgtatatttacagagagtatttatctgacaggtatgacactgttatggtttagtgttcatcagagtgacagcctgggggaagaaactgttcttatggcgggttgttttggcgcacagtgatctgtagcgcctgccggaggggaggagtttgaagaatttgtgtccagggtgtgaggggtcagcggtgatgctacctgcccgtttcctggcccgggaccggtacaagtcctggatggggggcaggtcaacaccgatgatttttttctgcagtccttatagtccgttgcagtctgtgtttgtctagtttggtttgGCCAGATAAATTAGACCCCACACCTGTTcaggtgtggggtgtgaaaacctgcagtagaagctgttcaggtcgtcagccagtcttttgttaccttaaGGATTGGGgaagggtctcctgtagcttgtaacttcacgcaggcctctccaaacttctgatgggtcgttggcagagaagctctgttttatcttcttagctaccttgatttccctcgtcagtttgtttctggcctgcttgaacaggtcccggtccccactcctgtaggcctcttctttggcctgacgcagcttcctaagttgaggtgtgaaccagggcttgttgttgttgtatgtgcagaaggtcctggtctgcacacacatgtcctcacagaagctgatgtatgaagtcacagtgtcagtgagttcattgaggttttctgatgcagcttcaaaaacactccaatcagtgcaatcaaagcaggcttgtaactcctgctttgactcctccgtacacttcttcacagtcctaactacaggcttagccgtttttaacttctgcctgtaggccgggatgagatgaatcagcggtgatcagatagtcctatagctgcacgggggacaaagcaatatgagtcctttattactgtgtagcagtggtccagagtgttagactccctggtgggacacttaatatgctgTCTATATTTAGGaagttcgtgggttaaatttgctctgttaaagtccccgagaatgatgagcagggagtctggatgttttttctccacgtctggaatatggtcagccaggtgctgtaacgtcTCCGTTatgcaggcctgaggtgggatgtagacgccgaccagaataaaggaggagaactcccgcggcgagTAAAAGGGTttacagtttatgaaaagagtctccagatttggactgcatgacttcctcaacactgtggtatctgtcacatgaattcaacatttctccacagagGCTCCAAGGCTATACATCACCTCTGTGCTCAGTTACAATATGCAAAAACAATTTCCTAATAAGCCGAAAGTAAAAACAGGAATACTGGCAGTTATAACACATCTCTATTTCAGCTTGTCAGGGTTGATTTAACTTTGGTGGCTGTAGGTGGAAGCTAAAAAATTACAGTGCTTTTTGTCAGAGGTTTACCATCCAAAATAGCTTGATACAGTAGactacttttaaaaaagaaagataaacaaGATGTATTCAGAGTGATAAATTTAATCCGTTGAACAATGTAATACAAAAAACGTGCATTTGTTAGGCAGGGTAGAGACAGGGGCACTTAATGTGAATGCACATTTCTGCTATGGTGTCTGCTATGATGACAGTTATAAGCAGCAAAATGATGCTCTGGGAGATTTCTAATGAGCTGTAAATTATGGATTGGTTCAGACCAGTTGAGACTCTGATCACTTGGGGGCGGTTCGACCCATGATTGCTTTTTTTGTGTTCCTCTCTGGTCTCAGCAGGATTATGTAACATTTGGGTCCAAACAGCGCCACCAGGAGACCAAAACTAGAGGCAAGGATGGCAAATATCTCCACTGCATCTGCATATTTGCCTGGAGAGTTGACATAGGCAGGAACAAAGGCCACCCACACAGCACAGAAGATCAGCATACTGAAAGTGATGAATTTGGCTTCATTGAAGTTGTCAGGAAGATTCCTTGCCATGAATGCTAACAGGAAGCTAAGGGTAGCTAGTAGGCAAATATAGCCGAGTAAAACTGCAAAACCTATTGTGGATCCGACAACACACTCATAAACGATCTTGTCATTGTAGTattgagtgtttttatgaggagctggagaggaggagacaatcCAGATGGTACAGATTGCTGCTTGGATTAAAGTGAGAGCAACAACTGTTCCTCTTTGTTGCACAGCACCAAACCACTTCAGGGCTGCTCCAACTCCTGGTTTGGAGGCCTTGAACACAGCTATAACAACCATGGTTTTCACCAGGATACATGAGACACAAAGAACAAAGCTGATCCCAAATGCTGCATGTCTCAACTGGCATGTCCATAGTCTGGGGCGGCCGATGAACAGCAGCGAGCACAGGAAGCAAAGTGTGAGTGCCACCAAGAGCAGGAAGCTCAGTTCAGTGTTGTTGGCTCGTACCATGGGTGTGCTGTGATGACAGATGAAGATCCCAAGGACGACAGCACAGATAAGTGTGCCTAGTAATGCAGCAGCTGTCAAGCAGATACCCAAAGGCTCGTGGTAAGAGAGGAACTCTGTTTTCTTAGGTACACAGTGGTCACGTTTTGGGCTTGACCAGAAGTCCTCAGGACAGCTGGTGCACTCCATCGagtctaagaaaaaaaaaggtttattcGTTTTCAACAGCAATGTTGGATGGGTGACAAATATTATCAACTTCCACAACATAGCAGAGAGTATTAAAGGATACCAACTTGTTTCATTGCTGAACTTTCCCTCAGAACAAGCAACACAGTCAAAACAGCAAACAGGCTGCCCCTTTTTTCTGGCCATTCGAGTACCTGGGGGACAGCTCTCACTGCACACTGACTGGGGTGGCTGTAGATATGGTAAGAGTTATCACAGGGGctcattatttgattatttcttaGGTGTCATACAACAGGAAggcaaataaatatattaacagCAGTAACCTGCTTGGAGTCAAAGTTCCAGAAGATCTTGTCTTCGTGAAGAGTGAGTTCTTCTCCTTTGAAGGACTTTTTAACAACACCCACACTCTGCAGCCTTGTTGTCCCATCAGGAAGCCACTTCCAGTTCATGACATCATAGATTGGTAATGCATTTCCATTCTCATCAAATGAGACTTCATCACCAAACGGTGTGGTGAAGTTGACTTTTTCCAAGTAATACATCAGCTACAAGAGGgcagaaaaacactgacattGATACTGGGTTGTTTGGGGGTTTCCATTTGCATGTGATTTGTATCCTGGTTAAAGTCAGGCTAGTATTTAAATATAATGCACAGCTTCTGGTAACAATAAATATTATTAATGAACCAACAAATAGGGCAATTGTATTTGATTCGTGAGTACTCTACCATTTCATTTCAACCTAAAGACAATCGTGTATTGTGCTTTCAACGTGTCAAGGGCATCTGTTTGCACTTCAGGACTTGGCTGCAGTGTATGATGGGGATTTTGACCCCTAGTTtggcatttttaaaaattcagagttattaaacttttttttatacctttttATGTTAATATGGACCTAtcagtctgaaataaagtatatatttttctcttcttttaccgtgtttttcttttttcgtctctctctctctctctctctctctctctctctctctctctctctctctctctctccttgtctttTTCTGTCCACATCTCCCTCCATCAAACTTTCTAGGCCGATATGGTCATGGCAGGTGGCAGTGAGACTGGTTCTGCTCGATGTTTCTACAGGTTAAGGATTTTTTTCCTGCCATTTCTGCCAAAAGTTGCTAGTTGATTGATTTATGGATACATTTTTCCCAAAACATACTTTGTTTCCAACATCATATGAATGAGACACACCTGCCATGGCTCCAGTTTCTGCAGGGCAGCACAGCTGTGCCCTCTGAAAGGCCCTCTCCCAGGCACACAGTGCAGCATGTCATCGAGGGCATAAGCAAGAGCATATACAGCCTTATAAATATTGTACTCAGGCCTCAGGTTAGAAACATCCAACAACTCAGTCTCAACATTTTCTAGGTCCTCTTCTCCAGTGCATACCTCTCCACCAGCTTCCAGCCAACCTGGAGGTGAAGTAAATTTACACCCAAACGTGTATTCCCAAAACTGCCTCACCTGAAACAAAAGCAGATCAGATTTGAacaaaaatcaagaaaatatcTTCATCGTCATTAATGATCTGATTGTAAGCTTACCATGCTATTGTCATCACTTCTGTTGTCATGAAATTCAGGACGTGTGTGTTGAAGGAATTCCCTGAGCCCTGGTATTTCTCCTCTGCGGATGGCAATGCCCAGTGTGCCTCCAAGGTACGGCATGAGGCGAGGTGTCTGGAGCATCGAAGCTAATGTCCAGGCTTCACTGGCCATCCACTGCAGGCCTGTCACATTTTGCTCTACCACCTGTTCATTACACTTTGTTAAGTTCATTGTTTCAAGACACATGCTGAGAAAATATTGTCTACAGGTAGGACTGAATCACTTAGCTGAGAGCTCAAAacaaatagatagatagatagatagata
This genomic interval carries:
- the LOC117824947 gene encoding LOW QUALITY PROTEIN: extracellular calcium-sensing receptor-like (The sequence of the model RefSeq protein was modified relative to this genomic sequence to represent the inferred CDS: deleted 1 base in 1 codon) produces the protein MRRQFNLNAMHKPGDVVLGGLFDVHYTSVFPELTFTSEPKQPSCQGFNPLRFKYAMTMAFAIDEINKNSNLLPNVTLGYSLYDNCATLVIGFSAALSLASSREEQFVLQENCSGTPPVLGIVGDAFSTFTIATSDVLGLFKLPIVSYYATCSCLSDRRRFPSFFRTIPSDAFQVRAMIQILKRFGWTWAGLLVSDDDYGLHVARSFPSDLAESGGGCLAYSEILPWGDNPTELKRIVEVMKKSTAGVVIVFAHLIHMIQLMDEVVEQNVTGLQWMASEAWTLASMLQTPRLMPYLGGTLGIAIRRGEIPGLREFLQHTRPEFHDNRSDDNSMVRQFWEYTFGCKFTSPPGWLEAGGEVCTGEEDLENVETELLDVSNLRPEYNIYKAVYALAYALDDMLHCVPGRGPFRGHSCAALQKLEPWQLMYYLEKVNFTTPFGDEVSFDENGNALPIYDVMNWKWLPDGTTRLQSVGVVKKSFKGEELTLHEDKIFWNFDSKQPPQSVCSESCPPGTRMARKKGQPVCCFDCVACSEGKFSNETNSMECTSCPEDFWSSPKRDHCVPKKTEFLSYHEPLGICLTAAALLGTLICAVVLGIFICHHSTPMVRANNTELSFLLLVALTLCFLCSLLFIGRPRLWTCQLRHAAFGISFVLCVSCILVKTMVVIAVFKASKPGVGAALKWFGAVQQRGTVVALTLIQAAICTIWIVSSSPAPHKNTQYYNDKIVYECVVGSTIGFAVLLGYICLLATLSFLLAFMARNLPDNFNEAKFITFSMLIFCAVWVAFVPAYVNSPGKYADAVEIFAILASSFGLLVALFGPKCYIILLRPERNTKKAIMGRTAPK